One part of the Ruegeria sp. AD91A genome encodes these proteins:
- a CDS encoding cytochrome c oxidase subunit 3 — MKRAPTHSYPGINLGERHASAHKATEVVTFGFWVFLMSDLVYFGLMFATYITMIDAQAGGPGPHELFDLKSVFAQTLILLTSSLTVGLAMLALKYNLPRGRIVLWFGVTLLLGISFLVLEVRDFMAMAEKGGIPQRSGFLSAFFGLVPLHGVHVAAGCLWLIVLGIQLHVKGMTDVVISRVVRLALFWHFLDLIWIGIITIVYFGGLTYG, encoded by the coding sequence ATGAAGCGTGCGCCCACCCACAGCTACCCAGGGATCAATCTGGGGGAACGCCACGCGAGTGCTCATAAGGCGACCGAGGTTGTCACCTTCGGGTTCTGGGTCTTTTTGATGAGTGACCTGGTCTATTTCGGCCTGATGTTTGCGACTTACATCACGATGATCGATGCGCAGGCCGGTGGCCCCGGCCCGCACGAGCTGTTTGATCTCAAAAGCGTCTTTGCGCAGACGCTTATCCTGTTGACGAGCAGCCTGACGGTTGGCCTTGCCATGCTGGCGCTGAAATATAATCTGCCGCGCGGTCGCATTGTTTTGTGGTTTGGCGTCACGCTTTTACTGGGGATCAGTTTCCTGGTGCTTGAGGTGCGTGATTTCATGGCCATGGCGGAAAAAGGAGGCATTCCGCAGCGCAGCGGTTTCTTGTCGGCCTTCTTTGGGCTCGTTCCTCTGCATGGTGTGCACGTCGCCGCAGGATGCTTGTGGCTGATCGTTCTGGGTATCCAACTGCACGTGAAAGGGATGACGGATGTTGTTATCTCCCGCGTGGTGCGGTTGGCACTGTTCTGGCATTTTCTCGACCTGATCTGGATCGGGATCATCACCATCGTTTATTTCGGAGGTCTGACCTATGGATAA
- a CDS encoding cbb3-type cytochrome c oxidase subunit I: MTSPGTGFFGRLNWDALPVTGLIQNPNANEIVANAAAAIVLVGVVVVVGLLSWFRLWTPLWRDWLTSVDHKKIGIMYVVFAIVMLARGVLEGVVMRAQQAAGPGDGFLEAEHFAELFSTHGTIMIFFVAVPFVFGIANYVVPLMIGARDVAFPRLNQISLGLTVSSGMMLMVSLVVGRFSTGGWTAYPPYTGAAFNPGVGPDYWIWAIVVSGVGTTLTGINFAVTIYKMRAPGMTFMRLPMYCWTIICSSILIVFAMPPLGVAALLLAADRYLDFHFFTNDLGGNMMNYANLFWLFGHPEVYLLVLPAYGIYSEVFATFSAKRLYGYNSLVIATMSIAVLSFTVWLHHFFTMGQSALINAVFGIATMLIAIPTGVKVYDWMATLWRGRIRFSVPMLYGLAFLMLFVIGGLSGVILANPTVDYQVHNTLFLVAHFHNVLLPGVLFGLLAAYNYWFPKAFGFRLNEFWGRVTVALWTVGFLLTFMPLYFVGLMGMPRRSFSYDDPSFHPFMIVAIVGALVITCALFSVLIQLWVSIRDREKTRVPVGDPWDGRTLEWSIPSPPPPYNFAIIPTVTDRDDFAAAKDKGAAYPTPDAYEDIELPRNTGIGFVLCVLSGVWMFALVWWIWWLAALMTVLMILVVIVWTFDDSTELTIPAEEVRKDHEAWLARVHGEKAVDRDFETSPENRGLARPDLEVIT; the protein is encoded by the coding sequence ATGACTTCACCGGGTACAGGGTTCTTTGGCCGCCTCAACTGGGATGCGCTTCCGGTCACAGGGTTGATCCAGAACCCGAACGCAAATGAGATCGTTGCCAACGCCGCTGCCGCAATCGTCTTGGTTGGTGTTGTCGTCGTGGTCGGCCTGCTCAGCTGGTTTCGGTTGTGGACGCCCCTTTGGCGCGATTGGCTGACCAGTGTCGATCACAAGAAGATTGGGATCATGTATGTCGTCTTCGCCATCGTGATGTTGGCGCGTGGCGTGTTGGAGGGCGTCGTCATGCGCGCGCAGCAAGCCGCCGGACCAGGCGATGGCTTCCTGGAGGCTGAACACTTCGCCGAGTTGTTCAGTACCCATGGCACGATCATGATTTTCTTTGTCGCGGTGCCCTTTGTCTTTGGCATCGCGAACTACGTAGTTCCGCTGATGATCGGCGCGAGGGACGTGGCGTTTCCTCGGTTGAACCAGATCAGCCTGGGCCTGACAGTGTCCTCTGGCATGATGCTTATGGTTTCGCTGGTGGTGGGTCGGTTCTCGACCGGTGGCTGGACGGCCTACCCGCCGTATACCGGTGCAGCCTTCAATCCGGGCGTTGGGCCGGACTACTGGATTTGGGCGATCGTTGTTTCGGGTGTTGGCACAACGCTCACCGGGATCAATTTCGCTGTTACGATCTACAAGATGCGCGCGCCGGGAATGACTTTCATGCGGCTGCCGATGTATTGCTGGACCATCATATGCAGTTCGATCCTGATCGTCTTTGCCATGCCGCCCTTGGGCGTTGCGGCGCTGTTGTTGGCCGCTGATCGCTATCTGGATTTCCACTTTTTCACCAACGACCTCGGCGGCAACATGATGAATTATGCCAATCTGTTCTGGCTGTTCGGACACCCCGAAGTCTACCTGCTGGTTCTGCCTGCTTACGGTATCTACTCCGAGGTTTTTGCGACCTTTTCGGCCAAGCGGCTCTACGGCTACAATTCGCTTGTCATCGCCACGATGTCGATAGCGGTTCTGTCGTTTACGGTCTGGCTGCACCATTTTTTCACCATGGGGCAGAGCGCCCTGATCAACGCTGTATTTGGTATCGCAACGATGCTGATCGCCATTCCGACCGGTGTAAAAGTCTATGACTGGATGGCGACTCTATGGCGGGGGCGCATCCGGTTCTCGGTGCCGATGTTGTATGGCTTGGCATTTTTGATGTTGTTCGTGATTGGAGGCCTGAGCGGGGTGATCCTAGCCAATCCGACCGTGGATTATCAGGTGCACAATACGCTGTTTCTGGTGGCCCACTTCCACAACGTACTGTTGCCGGGGGTGCTGTTTGGTCTTTTGGCAGCCTATAACTACTGGTTCCCCAAGGCGTTTGGCTTTCGTCTGAACGAGTTCTGGGGCCGCGTCACGGTTGCCCTCTGGACCGTAGGTTTTTTGCTGACCTTCATGCCGCTCTATTTCGTCGGACTAATGGGGATGCCGCGCCGTTCTTTCAGTTACGATGACCCATCCTTCCATCCTTTCATGATAGTGGCGATCGTTGGGGCGCTGGTGATTACCTGCGCGTTGTTCTCGGTTCTGATCCAACTTTGGGTCAGCATCCGCGACCGCGAAAAGACCCGCGTTCCAGTTGGGGACCCATGGGATGGGCGCACGTTGGAATGGTCAATCCCGTCACCGCCGCCTCCGTACAACTTTGCGATCATTCCAACCGTTACGGATCGGGATGATTTTGCGGCAGCAAAGGACAAGGGTGCAGCCTACCCAACGCCTGACGCTTATGAAGATATCGAATTGCCGCGCAATACAGGCATTGGCTTTGTCCTGTGTGTTCTGAGCGGCGTCTGGATGTTCGCGCTGGTCTGGTGGATCTGGTGGTTGGCAGCATTGATGACGGTTCTGATGATCTTGGTGGTGATCGTCTGGACGTTCGATGACAGCACCGAGCTGACCATACCAGCGGAAGAAGTGCGCAAGGATCACGAAGCCTGGCTTGCACGGGTTCACGGCGAAAAAGCGGTGGATCGCGATTTCGAGACGTCTCCGGAGAATCGCGGCCTCGCCCGCCCCGATCTGGAGGTGATCACATGA
- a CDS encoding cytochrome ubiquinol oxidase subunit II produces the protein MAQVNMPNPIPLLMVAVILLVSMSQTVAASDSFMDPQGPIAAIQKTHLLRATALIMVAVVPVLVLVPLIALRYRRRKNSSAAYRPEWDFSAKLEFLMWGVPVLIVALLSFYLWKATHRLDPYSTAFGEDPALRVQVVGLDWKWLFIYPDLGIASVGEFGIPTKRQVAMTLTTDTVMQSFMIPALAGQIYAMPGMTTQLHLVADAPEVMQGENTQYNGRGFTKQKFRTVAMPNDEFEAWVQKVRDNGIQLNPATYQTLAMRTDRDEVQAVLGTAKMPKDALYFTMEEDLFHSILHRYHGGEAVLVDQQPGTASFGLEAQK, from the coding sequence ATGGCACAAGTCAATATGCCCAACCCAATCCCTCTGCTCATGGTGGCCGTGATCCTGTTGGTGTCGATGTCGCAAACGGTGGCGGCCAGCGACAGTTTCATGGATCCGCAAGGGCCCATTGCCGCCATCCAGAAAACGCATCTGCTGCGGGCGACCGCATTGATCATGGTGGCCGTTGTCCCTGTTCTGGTATTGGTGCCGCTGATCGCACTCCGATATCGCCGGCGAAAAAACAGCAGTGCAGCTTATCGTCCGGAATGGGATTTTTCGGCAAAGTTGGAATTCCTCATGTGGGGCGTGCCTGTTTTGATTGTGGCACTGCTTTCGTTCTACCTTTGGAAGGCCACCCATCGGCTTGATCCGTACTCGACGGCTTTTGGTGAAGATCCGGCCTTGCGTGTGCAGGTTGTCGGACTGGATTGGAAGTGGCTGTTCATCTACCCCGATCTTGGCATCGCCAGTGTGGGCGAATTTGGGATTCCCACCAAACGACAGGTGGCGATGACACTGACCACCGATACCGTGATGCAGTCTTTCATGATCCCGGCACTGGCTGGCCAGATTTACGCGATGCCGGGCATGACCACCCAACTGCATCTGGTCGCAGACGCGCCCGAAGTCATGCAGGGCGAGAACACGCAGTACAACGGGCGGGGCTTTACCAAACAGAAATTTCGCACCGTAGCGATGCCCAATGATGAGTTCGAAGCATGGGTCCAAAAAGTTCGTGACAATGGTATCCAACTAAACCCTGCAACTTATCAGACGCTTGCGATGCGGACAGACAGGGATGAGGTTCAGGCTGTGCTGGGCACTGCAAAGATGCCGAAGGATGCGTTGTACTTCACAATGGAAGAGGATTTGTTTCACAGCATTCTGCACCGTTATCACGGGGGCGAAGCAGTTCTGGTCGATCAACAGCCGGGAACGGCGTCATTCGGGCTGGAGGCGCAGAAATGA
- a CDS encoding lytic murein transglycosylase — translation MRILFFSLGLILLCQPTLAQDRAAIERQFQLWLLETIWPQAEAKGVTRETMQAALSGVTLEWNLPDLVPPGSARKTPKVQNQAEFGSPGRYFNPGSVQGATSAGRKMARRHAATLAAVEAETGVPARIVLAIWGRESGYGQVPIRHDAFRVLSTKAFMSTRADYFTAELVAALQIAEAGHQPARQMKSSWAGALGQPQFMPSNYLSYAADGNGDGAADIWGSPEDTIASIGNYLMKHGWVSVRDWGFEVFVPNNVSCALEGPDQGRPIQEWVEMGIRRVSGKPFPAHELRGDGYLMMPAGRHGPAFLVTPNFYVLKEYNKSDLYALFVGHIGDRIQYGMGDFSDSWGKVGGLYRSDIAKMQEALEKQGHDVGGVDGLPGYKTRRSIGRWQENLGAAPTCFPDAPMKTSLAP, via the coding sequence ATGCGTATTCTGTTTTTCTCTTTGGGATTAATCCTCCTTTGTCAGCCCACGCTGGCACAGGATCGTGCGGCGATCGAACGCCAGTTTCAGTTGTGGTTGCTGGAAACCATTTGGCCCCAGGCAGAGGCCAAGGGTGTGACACGCGAGACAATGCAAGCAGCCCTCTCTGGCGTGACCCTTGAGTGGAACTTGCCGGATCTGGTGCCGCCGGGAAGCGCACGCAAAACTCCCAAGGTCCAGAATCAGGCCGAGTTTGGCTCACCCGGTCGCTATTTCAATCCGGGGTCGGTACAAGGCGCAACATCGGCAGGACGGAAAATGGCACGGCGCCATGCCGCAACTCTGGCGGCGGTCGAAGCCGAAACCGGCGTTCCTGCCCGCATTGTTCTGGCGATCTGGGGAAGAGAGAGCGGATACGGACAGGTTCCGATCCGGCATGATGCTTTCAGGGTACTGTCGACCAAGGCTTTCATGAGTACCCGTGCAGACTATTTCACCGCTGAGCTTGTTGCTGCCCTGCAAATCGCGGAAGCAGGGCACCAGCCCGCGCGGCAAATGAAAAGCAGTTGGGCTGGCGCTTTGGGCCAGCCTCAATTCATGCCGTCCAACTACTTGTCGTATGCTGCTGACGGCAACGGTGATGGTGCGGCTGATATTTGGGGGTCACCTGAAGATACGATAGCTTCAATCGGAAACTACCTCATGAAACACGGCTGGGTTTCTGTACGGGACTGGGGATTCGAGGTTTTCGTGCCCAATAATGTCTCATGCGCTTTAGAAGGCCCCGATCAAGGGCGACCTATTCAGGAATGGGTGGAGATGGGGATACGTCGCGTCTCGGGCAAACCCTTTCCAGCCCATGAGCTACGTGGTGACGGGTATTTGATGATGCCCGCTGGACGACATGGTCCGGCTTTTCTTGTTACGCCAAACTTCTACGTTCTCAAGGAATACAACAAAAGCGACCTGTATGCCTTGTTTGTCGGCCATATTGGCGACCGTATTCAATACGGTATGGGCGATTTCAGTGACTCCTGGGGGAAGGTCGGCGGGCTGTACAGATCCGATATCGCCAAAATGCAGGAGGCGCTGGAAAAACAAGGGCATGATGTCGGAGGGGTTGATGGGCTACCGGGTTACAAAACACGTCGTTCGATAGGTCGATGGCAAGAGAACCTGGGGGCCGCACCGACCTGTTTTCCGGACGCGCCGATGAAAACAAGCTTGGCCCCGTGA
- a CDS encoding UTP--glucose-1-phosphate uridylyltransferase, whose protein sequence is MTRKVTKAVFPVAGMGTRFLPATKSVPKEIMTLVDRPLVQYAIDEARAAGIKEFIFVTSRGKSALEDYFDHNLVLEQELKAKGKNKLLEILNKTNMESGAIAYIRQHKALGLGHAVWCARRLIGDEPFAVMLPDDVIAADKPCLQQMIEAYEDTGGNMVAAMEVPKEKTSSYGVLDVGDNIGSVVPTRGMIEKPEPSEAPSNLAVIGRYVLRPSVLNNLNAKKTGSGGEIQLTDAIAQDIAAGVPAFGYKFDGQRFDCGSKSGFLQATVAFALAREDLRDDLSQYLNDIVATGKAAQ, encoded by the coding sequence ATGACACGCAAAGTCACCAAAGCGGTTTTTCCAGTAGCGGGCATGGGGACGCGTTTTTTGCCAGCGACCAAATCCGTACCGAAAGAGATTATGACGCTGGTGGATCGTCCGCTGGTGCAGTACGCAATTGACGAAGCCCGCGCCGCCGGGATCAAGGAATTTATTTTTGTGACATCACGCGGAAAATCCGCGCTTGAAGATTACTTCGACCACAACCTGGTTCTGGAGCAAGAACTGAAAGCCAAAGGCAAGAACAAGCTTCTGGAAATCCTGAACAAGACAAATATGGAAAGCGGGGCGATCGCTTATATCCGCCAGCACAAAGCACTGGGACTGGGACACGCCGTCTGGTGTGCCCGGCGGCTGATCGGCGATGAACCTTTTGCCGTGATGCTGCCTGACGATGTCATCGCCGCCGACAAGCCTTGTTTGCAACAAATGATCGAGGCATACGAAGACACTGGTGGCAACATGGTCGCGGCGATGGAAGTTCCGAAGGAAAAGACTAGTTCCTATGGCGTACTCGATGTTGGCGACAATATCGGATCCGTCGTCCCCACCAGAGGCATGATTGAAAAGCCCGAACCATCGGAAGCACCTTCCAATCTGGCGGTCATCGGCCGTTACGTGCTTCGGCCTTCCGTTTTGAACAACCTCAACGCAAAAAAAACGGGAAGTGGCGGTGAAATCCAGCTGACCGATGCCATCGCCCAGGACATTGCCGCCGGCGTTCCTGCCTTCGGTTACAAATTCGACGGTCAGCGTTTTGATTGCGGTTCAAAATCAGGCTTTCTGCAAGCCACCGTTGCCTTTGCTCTTGCCCGCGAAGACCTGCGTGATGATCTGAGCCAATATCTTAACGACATTGTCGCCACTGGGAAAGCTGCTCAGTAG
- a CDS encoding mannose-1-phosphate guanylyltransferase/mannose-6-phosphate isomerase, whose product MTNTVYPVILCGGSGTRLWPLSRKSYPKQFVQLVGETSLLQNCAERMLGPSQAPYAKPLILTNEAFRFIVPEQLTAVGIDPGPILIEPEGRNTAPAVLSAALFLAARDPEGIMLVAPSDHVVPDMEAFHQAVAEGVRTISERRDLVTFGITPTHAETGYGYLKLRHPPESTHEVVPLDRFVEKPDLKTAEAMLSDGSYLWNSGIFLFAVRDIIAAFEQHASELIPPVQKAVAEAKTDLGFLRLDPAAWAGVGDISIDYAVMEKASNLSVVPYSAGWSDVGSWTAVQELSNPDEDGVATNGEVTAIDCRNVLIRSESPALEVVAMGLENVITIAMPDAVLVASMDKAQDVKQAVTALKAKGVKQAESLPVDHRPWGWFESLVIGDRFQVKRIHVHPGASLSLQSHHHRSEHWIVVEGTAKVTIDDQERLVTENQSVYIPLGATHRMENPGKVPMVLIEVQTGTYLGEDDIIRYEDIYARD is encoded by the coding sequence ATGACCAATACAGTCTACCCCGTCATTCTTTGCGGTGGATCGGGAACACGTTTGTGGCCCCTGTCACGCAAAAGCTATCCCAAGCAATTCGTTCAGCTGGTCGGCGAAACAAGCCTGCTGCAAAATTGCGCGGAACGGATGCTCGGACCATCTCAAGCGCCATATGCAAAGCCCCTGATTCTGACCAACGAGGCATTTCGCTTTATTGTCCCGGAACAATTGACGGCCGTCGGAATTGACCCTGGCCCTATTCTGATCGAACCCGAAGGGCGCAACACGGCCCCCGCCGTTCTTTCCGCGGCCTTGTTTCTGGCAGCGCGTGATCCGGAGGGCATCATGCTTGTGGCGCCGTCAGATCATGTGGTTCCGGACATGGAAGCCTTTCATCAAGCCGTTGCTGAAGGCGTACGGACAATAAGTGAACGACGCGATCTGGTTACCTTTGGCATCACTCCGACACACGCGGAAACCGGTTACGGCTATCTCAAACTTCGCCATCCTCCGGAATCGACCCATGAAGTTGTCCCATTGGATCGTTTTGTAGAAAAACCTGATCTGAAAACGGCCGAGGCGATGCTGTCGGATGGAAGTTATCTTTGGAACTCAGGCATCTTCCTGTTTGCAGTTCGCGATATCATAGCAGCTTTTGAACAGCACGCGAGCGAACTGATCCCACCAGTTCAAAAGGCCGTTGCAGAGGCAAAAACAGATTTGGGCTTTCTCCGACTGGACCCAGCAGCCTGGGCGGGTGTCGGCGACATTTCAATAGACTACGCAGTGATGGAAAAAGCCTCGAACCTAAGCGTGGTGCCGTATTCTGCCGGCTGGTCTGATGTCGGAAGCTGGACCGCTGTTCAAGAGCTATCGAACCCCGATGAAGACGGAGTAGCAACCAATGGAGAAGTAACCGCAATCGACTGCCGCAACGTGTTGATACGATCCGAGTCGCCCGCGCTGGAAGTCGTGGCAATGGGTCTTGAAAACGTAATCACCATTGCGATGCCCGATGCGGTTCTGGTCGCGAGCATGGACAAGGCCCAGGACGTGAAACAGGCCGTTACGGCACTAAAGGCCAAAGGGGTGAAACAGGCTGAATCATTGCCTGTGGATCATCGACCATGGGGCTGGTTCGAAAGCCTAGTGATCGGCGACAGGTTTCAGGTCAAGCGCATCCATGTTCATCCAGGCGCGTCGCTCAGCCTGCAGTCTCACCATCATCGTTCCGAGCATTGGATCGTGGTCGAAGGCACAGCCAAGGTCACTATCGATGATCAGGAGCGTTTGGTAACCGAAAACCAGTCAGTCTATATTCCACTGGGAGCCACGCACCGAATGGAAAACCCTGGGAAAGTTCCTATGGTCTTGATCGAGGTTCAGACCGGCACCTACCTGGGTGAAGACGATATCATCCGATACGAGGACATTTACGCCCGGGATTAA
- a CDS encoding DUF2793 domain-containing protein — MSQTSPRLNLPLLQPAQAQKHVTHNEALRQLDLVVQLSVQSTDSGTPPVVPAQGEVHALGANPTGDWAGHAGELAAWLDNAWHFVTPGIGWRAWDEATGVLKYWTGTTWAPLPVSTQNLDGVGVATNSDSTNRLSVRSPATLLSHEGGGHQLKINKASAGDTASLLFQSNWTSHAEMGLSGGTGFSIKVSPDGSNWTEVMTFDPVAGTVSGTTVQADASDTTTGRLMRADYGYGPGNLLGTVTENAGVPTGAAIERGSNANGDYVRFADGTQICTATPAPVSCTTAEGALFKSGPITWDFPADFSTPPNLNGSGGVATRFTGFDTPSSSQSTFIVFSAISDSAALAPAVTAIGRWF, encoded by the coding sequence ATGTCACAAACATCCCCCCGATTGAACCTGCCTTTGCTGCAACCGGCACAAGCGCAAAAACATGTTACCCACAACGAAGCCCTGAGACAGCTCGATCTGGTCGTGCAACTCTCGGTACAGTCAACGGATTCCGGAACCCCACCTGTTGTCCCCGCGCAAGGCGAAGTTCATGCTCTTGGAGCCAACCCGACCGGCGACTGGGCAGGGCATGCCGGCGAGCTTGCCGCCTGGTTGGACAACGCCTGGCATTTCGTGACCCCCGGCATCGGCTGGCGCGCCTGGGATGAAGCGACCGGAGTTCTGAAATACTGGACAGGAACAACTTGGGCCCCCCTGCCAGTCAGCACTCAGAACCTTGACGGAGTCGGGGTGGCTACAAATTCTGACAGTACGAACCGCCTGTCCGTTCGCAGCCCTGCGACCTTGCTGAGCCACGAAGGTGGCGGACATCAGTTAAAGATCAACAAAGCCAGCGCAGGTGATACAGCATCGCTGTTGTTTCAATCGAACTGGACCAGTCACGCTGAAATGGGACTGTCTGGCGGCACCGGATTTTCCATCAAAGTGTCTCCCGATGGCAGTAACTGGACGGAAGTGATGACCTTTGATCCTGTTGCCGGAACCGTGTCAGGGACAACTGTTCAGGCAGATGCCAGTGATACAACCACAGGCCGCCTGATGCGCGCCGATTACGGATACGGACCCGGCAACCTTCTTGGAACAGTGACGGAAAACGCTGGTGTTCCGACCGGAGCGGCCATTGAGCGCGGCAGCAACGCCAACGGAGATTACGTACGGTTTGCCGACGGTACTCAGATCTGTACGGCCACGCCTGCACCCGTGTCCTGCACGACTGCTGAGGGTGCTCTTTTCAAAAGCGGCCCAATAACCTGGGATTTTCCGGCTGACTTTTCGACGCCCCCGAACCTGAACGGCTCTGGAGGCGTTGCTACCCGGTTTACCGGGTTTGATACGCCTTCGTCGTCCCAATCGACATTCATTGTCTTCTCGGCGATCTCGGATTCGGCAGCCCTGGCGCCGGCCGTCACAGCCATTGGTCGCTGGTTCTGA
- a CDS encoding outer membrane beta-barrel protein produces the protein MNIEYGIKGIGLALVMATGTTASAQQSDWSYEATVYLFMPETETSIETPSGTLDGTLSFSDALSNLDFAFMGAFAASNGRWSLLADYNYTNLSFSNTGSGPAGSSLDTSFTTQFLSGYVAYRVYEDPTVKLDIAGGFRWFSTETNFTLTPSSAPGRTTTVDGDWVDPVIGARARFVFSEKWTGTGFVDYGGFRNGSETWQVLLTADYAINDRWVIRGGYRYIAFDHEIGGNDFEFSQSGPVIGATYRF, from the coding sequence ATGAATATAGAATATGGGATTAAAGGGATCGGTTTAGCCTTGGTTATGGCGACTGGAACAACCGCTTCCGCGCAGCAAAGCGATTGGTCCTATGAAGCTACGGTTTATCTTTTCATGCCTGAAACAGAAACGTCTATCGAAACGCCTTCGGGGACATTGGACGGAACGTTGAGTTTTTCTGACGCTTTGAGCAACCTGGATTTCGCCTTCATGGGCGCGTTTGCGGCATCCAATGGGCGTTGGAGCCTGCTGGCAGACTACAACTATACAAATTTATCTTTTAGCAACACCGGATCCGGTCCGGCTGGATCCAGTCTCGACACATCATTTACCACCCAATTCCTCAGTGGATACGTGGCTTATCGGGTCTATGAAGATCCTACTGTTAAACTGGACATTGCTGGTGGTTTCAGATGGTTCAGCACCGAAACAAATTTCACGCTGACGCCCAGCTCGGCACCGGGGCGTACGACTACAGTTGACGGCGATTGGGTCGATCCGGTCATTGGCGCAAGGGCACGTTTCGTCTTCTCTGAAAAATGGACGGGAACCGGGTTCGTTGACTATGGCGGCTTCCGCAACGGCAGCGAAACTTGGCAGGTTCTGTTGACGGCAGATTATGCCATCAATGATAGATGGGTGATCCGTGGCGGATATCGCTATATCGCCTTCGACCATGAGATCGGCGGCAACGATTTCGAGTTCAGTCAGTCCGGGCCGGTGATCGGGGCGACCTACCGATTCTGA
- a CDS encoding HlyD family secretion protein, with amino-acid sequence MLIVLGFYFGVIWVVFSKLGLLPWNRFWKSVVYGGAAIIALVVIGALNHTTPTGPFSAQGVATNIAPNVSGTVIDVSVRPNERVAKGDPLFRIDDTPFRIEVARLTASLESARSAADQLQSDLAAAEADIESLTVQLTFGVQRRDDFVDLEKRGATTTFQLQEAMSAIDQQSANLPAPEDGFVTAVSLRPGNRVSVAQGAISFIVPDDRYLIASLPQSSRMNVAVGSKIRLALRTLPGSEISGTVVSLPVGAAERAVDLRTGLPSLRDLAGVSSYPVLIEVPDQLNIDELPLGTSGTTLVVTDKAGAIGVLAENLFWITKKLNYI; translated from the coding sequence ATGCTTATTGTTTTAGGGTTCTATTTCGGAGTGATCTGGGTGGTGTTTTCCAAGCTCGGGCTGCTTCCATGGAACCGGTTCTGGAAATCTGTAGTCTACGGGGGCGCCGCAATCATTGCTCTGGTTGTAATCGGGGCCCTCAACCACACCACGCCGACTGGTCCTTTTTCAGCGCAGGGTGTTGCCACCAACATTGCCCCTAATGTGTCAGGTACCGTCATTGACGTTTCAGTTCGCCCCAATGAGCGGGTCGCGAAAGGGGATCCGCTGTTCCGGATCGACGATACACCTTTTCGGATTGAGGTCGCCCGCCTGACGGCCAGTCTTGAATCTGCTCGTTCTGCGGCAGATCAGTTACAGTCCGACCTGGCAGCGGCGGAAGCCGACATTGAATCCCTCACCGTGCAATTGACCTTTGGCGTCCAGCGCCGTGACGACTTTGTCGATCTCGAAAAGCGAGGGGCAACGACAACCTTCCAGTTGCAGGAAGCCATGTCTGCCATCGATCAACAGTCCGCAAATCTGCCCGCGCCCGAGGACGGCTTTGTCACAGCCGTTTCTCTACGTCCCGGAAATCGTGTGTCCGTTGCACAGGGGGCTATTTCTTTTATCGTCCCCGATGACCGCTATCTGATCGCAAGTCTACCGCAATCAAGCCGTATGAATGTTGCCGTCGGCAGCAAGATACGCCTTGCTCTGCGAACCTTGCCGGGCAGCGAGATTTCTGGGACAGTCGTATCGCTGCCCGTGGGAGCGGCAGAGAGAGCTGTCGACTTGCGTACGGGCCTCCCATCACTGCGCGATCTGGCCGGTGTGTCCAGTTATCCGGTGTTGATCGAAGTTCCGGACCAGTTGAATATCGATGAGCTCCCGTTAGGGACCTCTGGCACCACACTTGTGGTAACGGACAAGGCCGGCGCAATTGGTGTGTTGGCGGAAAACCTGTTCTGGATCACTAAGAAGTTGAATTACATCTGA